GAAACTACAGAATTGACAGGTACCGTAATGGAAAAACGTCCGTTGGCATCGGTCTGGGCTATTCCCTTTTTGTCTATAGAGATATTTACACCCACAAGCACCTTATTTTCGGGCTTGTCAAGTACCTTACCAGAAACCGTTATATTTTTTGTTTGCGCATATGTATCTGCACTGCAGATTATGCAAACTATCAGTACTACATAAAATAGTATATATTTTCTCATTTCAGTGGCTTTAAATGCTATTATTCGTTTTCGAACTTTGGATTATCCTTCAGGAAATGGAACACTATTTCCCAGTCGCCTTTTCTGTATATGGCAAAATCGATCCCGAAACTTGCCACTACCCTAACACCACCAAAACCAATTCTTGAATACCTGAATTCGGCATGATCACGGGTACCGCCTGGAGCATATACAGTTGGTATTTCAACTAAAGGAATCGGGTAAGCCACATCGTACTGCGCGTATGTAAGCGTTTTTTGAAAGTTAAACCCGTGCACTATTTTATCCCATACTGTTTCATTAAATAAAGCAGGGTTCATCTCCACCGAGTCCTTATTTAAAAATTTAAACCTCAGCGAATTGCCGTTGCCACCTGTAAATGGCCGTATATAAACCACTACGTCTTTTTTATCGTCATTGCTTTCAAGTGGTATATCGGTAGTGGCTCCGATAACATTATTTAAAAACGGCCTTATATAATTCCTGCTTAATGGATTATAAGGAGTTTTGGGATGAGGTGCCGGACCGCCGGAGTAAATATTAAAATCGTCAGATGGTTCATAAGGGCGCTCCCGGAAAGGCCTTATCTGGAAATCGCGAATAATGATATGACCACCCGTATTAGTGATTTTAACATCGAAAAAACGCGTATCCTGCGGAAAATTTGTGCTATCTGCAGGCCTCGGAGCAATAAGTTCATTGGTTGACGATGCCCACAAAATAAATTCGCCGGATGGGAGCACCTCAAATAATGGATGTTCCTGCAGTTTTCTTTTGGCTTCAATTTCGGCCAAACTTTTTTCCAGGCCGTTATAAGGGGCTGTCCAAACGTAAGTAGCTTTTTTCTGAAAAAGATCTGTTACCGGCCGGCCATCGCCAAAGCGGGCATTAACAATTTCAAACTTTATAGGCTGCGTTGAATTATCGCCGTTAAAGCCGCCTATCACAGTAGTTCGCCCAATAATTGGTTCAAATATCTTATTACTGTAATTTACATTTGAACTTAAATAGTCCTTTTCATTTGGCAGATTAAATATCTTTTTACAACTGCTTAATACAGCAATAGCAAACAAGAAGAAAATGAACTCTTTTTTAAAATATGTTCGCATCTGTTTTTGGTTAATTGTATTAATTTTTTGAATTTTCATCACTTATTTAGCTTTGTTTATTGACCACTCAGCTAACTGGAAAAGCCCGCCGTCCCTGAGTTCGGTAATGTCAATGCGGTAAAATTTATAAGCTGCTGTATTAGGGCAACTGAAAACTTTTGTCTGGTACCGTTCTTCAAAAAAGAAATTGCTGCGTCTATCCAATTCAACCCAGGTTTGTCCGTCATTTGAGCCCTCATAAGTCCATGCCCTCGGGTCTCTTTCGGGTGCGTCATTTGCCGATGTAAGCGTGTATACACCTGATACTGCCGGCGTATTCAGCTCAAATTTGATCCATAACCTGCCTTGTAGTTCTGCCAGGAATTTGGTATGATCATCTCCGTCAATAACTTTTTTTGATCCCTCGCCATTATCAGGACCACCATTATTATCTCTTAATACGGATAGTTTACCTCCTATTAATGATATCAGGTTTGGTGGCGGCGGGATAAATGTGAGCCGGGGAACAAACTCATCAAAACCGAAGATATGGTCGGCGCTTACCACATGAACTACCCCATTTTTGGTCAGGATGTTATTAGATCCAGTTGTTGTTGTTGACCAAAAGCGGATAAATTTGCTCTTTTTGGTGTTACTGAATTCTATTACCTGCGGGCCACCATCAACCAAACCAGATGAAGATGCCCTGGTAACTTTACCATGCATCGGATAGCCAAACCGTACACTGGTCAAGTCAAGCCCATCCTGCAAGGTTAAAGAGTCGGTAGTGCGGCTTCCCCTCATAATATAGTAGGATGCCATTGTATCAAGCTGCACACCATCAACATTTGAAAGAAAAAGCGGGTCTTTATCCCCTTGTCTTCTTAATGTGTTCAGGTTATTAATTGCCAGCTGAAAACTGGGGTTTGTAACGGCAAACAGGGTTACATTACTATCGGTTAAAGTCTGCTTTAGACCCATTCGGTCAATCACTGCTATCAGCGAATCGTAAACACCCGGTTTGCTTTTTAAATATTCATAGGTGTTACCGGCAAACCTGGGGCTATTGGTTGCGGTGCTATGGTATCCACCATCTTTTTTACAGGCAGACAGCAATAGTGCCATAACTACTGATAGCTTTAAGGCGCTCATATATTTTTCAAAGTTTTTCATATATGGTCTGTTTATTTCCAAAATGGATTTTGAGTTAATAAGTTGTTTTGTGAAATAAGCTTACGGGATATCGGCCAGTAAATTCCCTGGGAGTTTATAAGGTTTAAAAAAGCGGGATTATTTTGCTTGATTTTATTATACCTTACCAAATCGTACCATCGTTGCCCCTCGCCCAGTAATTCGCGATGCCGCTCTTCAAAAATCAGCTCAATCAGCTCTCCGCTATTGATGGTGATAGTTGTTATTCCGCGCCTTGTCATTACGTTTAGTAGTTCGTTTAAAGCTCCGTTTTGATCACCTAAAACAGCTAATGCCTCGGCACGTAACAAAACAATATCTTCAAGCCTGGTAAAAATTAAAGCGCTGGTGAAATACCTGAAAGTGGGGTCGGTGGTACCTCCTTGTATAACTTTTATCTTACTAAAAATGGGGTACTTACCATTTATATTGGTAAAATATCTTTCGGACCGTGGCAGCCCAAGTGTATCAACACTAAAGCGTTCGTCATTTGGCTGATTAAATATTTTTAAAATGGTGTCTTTGGGCATATAGATATCAGGAACCTTTTTGTTTAAAACAGGTTCGGCCAGGGTCAACTCTTCTATATGGCCTGTTCCGGAACCGTCAATATGCCCCCAGTCGGAATTGAAACCAAACATCTGGCTGGTGTTTTTATTAAAAAAGAATCCGTTTGATTTGGTCAGGTCCTCGGTATTCTGGAAACCAATGCCACTTTTGCCATAGTTATCCTCAACAAATTTGGTATAGGTGGCAACATCCGTATAATTGCCTTGCCAGGCCGCCAAATGAGCCAAAACAGCATATGCCGTATTTTTTGTTGCTAAAGCACCGCCCCACCTGGTTCTGTCCTCGTTATAATAGTTACCGGGTTGCTGAACATCGCCGCCACTATAAATAAATGGCAAATCGGCGGCGGCCGTTAACATTTCCTGCTGAGCCCAGACCAATATTTTACCCTGATTTTCACGGGGTTTGTTTTCAAACTTGCCATCGTGCGATGTGATAATAAACGGTACATCGCCCCATATCCTAACCATGTAGAAGTAAGCGAAGGCTCTGAGGAAGCGGGCCTGGGCAACATCAACAATCATATTGTTTTCTGTATAACGCTTATCAGCCGCTTTTACATCGCCAACGCGTTCAAGGAAAATATTTGCTGCATTCACGATGGCATAAAACCTGGTCCAGTCGGATAAAGCATCCACGGTTGGGTAGGATGCATTTAGTTTATTACCGGCAATGGCTTTAAGATCGGGCCTGTTTGGGCTGATAAATTCGCCTGTCCGAACATCTCCATATAGCCAATGACTGTCGTTATCAGATAATGCGGCACGGGTAAGCGCGTAAACTCCCAGCAGGCCGGCACGGGTATCTTCCAGCTTATTCCACATATTCACTTCGGCAACTACCCTTACAGAATTTATATCCAGTGTTTTATTACAACCGGTTAAGGCCACAAAAAACAGAAGCGTGATATATAATATCTTTTTCATTTTTGTAATTCGTTTTTCCATGCTATAATTCCATTTTCACTCCTAATGTGTACGTTCTTGGTATTGGCAGTCCGTAGCCTGTATCATACCCGTTATAATTTACCAGCTCGGGGTCCTGGCCGGTGTAAGGTGTGATGGTAAATACATTATTAACTGATGCGTACACGTAAAACCGGGTTACGTTTATGCTTTTTCTACGCAGTGTTTTGGTAAGGTCGTAACCAACTAACACCGTCCTCAATTTCAGGAACGAAGCATTTTCAAGAAATAAATTCTGATCAACACGGTATGGAATTACTGTGCTCCATGGATTATACAAAGGGTACTTACTATAATCTCCCCGTTTTTCCCAATAGGTAATCTCTTTAACTGAGTTAACATCACTATTGCCTTCCCTGTTAATAAAATCAAACCGGTTGGCCATCTCCTGGTTAATCAGGTCTCGGCCCAGGTTAAAATAAAAATTGAGGTTTAAGCTCCAGTTACCGTATCTGAAATTATTATCAAAACCACCCGATATTTTGGGCAACGAGTGGCCTGTTAGTATTTTGTCGTTATTGTCAATAGCGTTATCGCCATTCAAATCGCGCCATTTAGGATCGCCGGCCTGCAATGGAATTCCGTTATACTTAGCGGGTTGTCCGTTAACCACCGGAACCTGGTCATTTGAGGTATAAATACCATCGTTCACTAAAAGCCAGTATTGATCAACCGGCTGGCCAACCTTTAAAAGTTTATCGCCAATTATAATTTCGTTTAAGCCCCTTGGGAGTGCTTTTAATTTATTGGTATTGTGGTTAAGATTTAAAGATGATGTCCAGCCAAAGTTTTTATGATTGATTATATTGGCTGCTATCGAAACATCTATACCGCTGTTGTTTACGGCCATTCCACTTTCAATAGATTGCTTATAACCGTATTCGGCAAAGGCAGGGATGCCAATAAGCTGGTTCTTTTCTTCTTTATTATACCAATCAACAGATAAGTGTAAACGGTTGTGGAGCAAACCGGCATCTACACCAAGATTAAGCTGATCTGAATACGACCACGGGATGCCGTAACCAATCCAACCGGTTGAGTATGGCCTGGTTAATACACCAAATGCGTTATAACCAGGTACAG
The genomic region above belongs to Mucilaginibacter sp. KACC 22773 and contains:
- a CDS encoding DUF5007 domain-containing protein — translated: MRTYFKKEFIFFLFAIAVLSSCKKIFNLPNEKDYLSSNVNYSNKIFEPIIGRTTVIGGFNGDNSTQPIKFEIVNARFGDGRPVTDLFQKKATYVWTAPYNGLEKSLAEIEAKRKLQEHPLFEVLPSGEFILWASSTNELIAPRPADSTNFPQDTRFFDVKITNTGGHIIIRDFQIRPFRERPYEPSDDFNIYSGGPAPHPKTPYNPLSRNYIRPFLNNVIGATTDIPLESNDDKKDVVVYIRPFTGGNGNSLRFKFLNKDSVEMNPALFNETVWDKIVHGFNFQKTLTYAQYDVAYPIPLVEIPTVYAPGGTRDHAEFRYSRIGFGGVRVVASFGIDFAIYRKGDWEIVFHFLKDNPKFENE
- a CDS encoding discoidin domain-containing protein, whose protein sequence is MKNFEKYMSALKLSVVMALLLSACKKDGGYHSTATNSPRFAGNTYEYLKSKPGVYDSLIAVIDRMGLKQTLTDSNVTLFAVTNPSFQLAINNLNTLRRQGDKDPLFLSNVDGVQLDTMASYYIMRGSRTTDSLTLQDGLDLTSVRFGYPMHGKVTRASSSGLVDGGPQVIEFSNTKKSKFIRFWSTTTTGSNNILTKNGVVHVVSADHIFGFDEFVPRLTFIPPPPNLISLIGGKLSVLRDNNGGPDNGEGSKKVIDGDDHTKFLAELQGRLWIKFELNTPAVSGVYTLTSANDAPERDPRAWTYEGSNDGQTWVELDRRSNFFFEERYQTKVFSCPNTAAYKFYRIDITELRDGGLFQLAEWSINKAK
- a CDS encoding RagB/SusD family nutrient uptake outer membrane protein, whose protein sequence is MKKILYITLLFFVALTGCNKTLDINSVRVVAEVNMWNKLEDTRAGLLGVYALTRAALSDNDSHWLYGDVRTGEFISPNRPDLKAIAGNKLNASYPTVDALSDWTRFYAIVNAANIFLERVGDVKAADKRYTENNMIVDVAQARFLRAFAYFYMVRIWGDVPFIITSHDGKFENKPRENQGKILVWAQQEMLTAAADLPFIYSGGDVQQPGNYYNEDRTRWGGALATKNTAYAVLAHLAAWQGNYTDVATYTKFVEDNYGKSGIGFQNTEDLTKSNGFFFNKNTSQMFGFNSDWGHIDGSGTGHIEELTLAEPVLNKKVPDIYMPKDTILKIFNQPNDERFSVDTLGLPRSERYFTNINGKYPIFSKIKVIQGGTTDPTFRYFTSALIFTRLEDIVLLRAEALAVLGDQNGALNELLNVMTRRGITTITINSGELIELIFEERHRELLGEGQRWYDLVRYNKIKQNNPAFLNLINSQGIYWPISRKLISQNNLLTQNPFWK